From the Streptomyces sp. NBC_01216 genome, the window AGCTCCGGGCGGGCCCGAGTACCGCCCCGGGCGCCGCCGGACTCAGCCTTCCGCGATCACCACCGCGGAGGCCACGCCCGCGTCATGGCTCAACGAGACGTGCCAGTGCTTCACGCCGAGTTCGGCGGCGCGCGCCGCCACCGTCCCGCGCACCCGCAGCCGCGGCTGCCCGCTGTCCTCCACGTACACCTCGGCGTCCGTCCAGTGCAGACCGGCCGGCGCGCCGAGCGCCTTCGCCAGCGCCTCCTTCGCCGCGAAGCGGACCGCGAGCGAGGCGGGCCCCCGCCGCTCCCCGCCGGGCAGCAGCATCTCCCGCTCCACGAAGAGGCGTCTCAGCAAGCCCGGCGTCCGTTCCAGCGACGCGGCGAAGCGGTCGATCTCCGCCACGTCGATCCCCACCCCGATGATCATTTCCTCAACCCCACGGTCCTCGCCCCACGGCCTTCACCACGTGTTCCTCCTCGCCCGACCCGCGCCCTGGTCCCGGAATCCGGACCGCGGGCCGGGTGTCCGCCCCACCCTCACTCCACCGTCACTGACTTCGCGAGGTTCCTCGGCTGGTCCACCTCGTTGCCGCGCGCCGTCGCCAGTTCGCAGGCGAAGACCTGGAGCGGGACGGTCGAGACCAGCGGCTGGAGGAGCGTGGGCGTCGCAGGGACGCGGATCAGGTGGTCCGCGTACGGGACGACGGCCTCGTCGCCCTCCTCGGCGATCACGATCGTGCGGGCGCCGCGCGCCCGGATCTCCTGGATGTTGGAGACCATCTTGTCGTGCAGCACGGACCGGCCCTTCGGCGAGGGCACGACCACGACGACCGGCAGGTCCTCCTCGATGAGCGCGATCGGCCCGTGCTTGAGCTCTCCCGCGGCGAAGCCCTCGGCGTGCATGTACGCCAGTTCCTTGAGCTTCAGCGCGCCCTCCAGGGCCACCGGGTAGCCCACGTGCCGGCCGAGGAAGAGCACCGTGTCCTTGTGGGCGAGCGAGCGGGCCAGCGCGCGCACCGGCTCCATCGTCTCCAGGACCCGCTCGACTCCCTCGGCACTGTGGGACAGCTCCTGGATCACGGCACGGATCTCGTCACCCCACTTCGTCCCGCGCACCTGGCCGAGGTACAGCGCGACGAGATAGCAGGCCACCAGTTGGGTGAGGAACGCCTTGGTGGACGCGACGGCGACCTCCGGCCCGGCGTGCGTGTAGAGCACGGCGTCCGACTCACGCGGGATCGTCGAACCGTTGGTGTTGCAGATGGCCAGCACCATCGCGCCCTGCTCACGCGCGTGCCGCAGCGCCATCAGGGTGTCCATGGTCTCCCCGGACTGCGAGATCGCCACGACCAGGGTGCGCGCGCCGAGGATCGGGTCGCGGTAGCGGAACTCGCTGGCCAGCTCCACCTCGCAGGGGATGCGGGTCCAGTGCTCGATCGCGTACTTCGCGATCAGGCCGGCGTGGAAGGCGGTGCCGCAGGCGACGATCACGACCTTGTCGGCTTCCCGCAGCACCGCGTCCGGGATGCGCAGCTCGTCGAGCCTGAGGCGTCCCCCGGCGTCGATCCGGCCGAGGAGGGTGTCGGCTACGGCCTTGGGCTGCTCGGCGATCTCCTTGAGCATGAAGTAGTCGTAGCCGCCCTTCTCGGCGGCCGAGGCGTCCCAGTCCACGTGATACGCCCGCACCTCGGCGGGTGCCCCGTCGAAGTCGGTGACGGTCACGCCCTCGCGGGACAGCCGCACCACCTGGTCCTGGCCGAGTTCGATGGCCGAGCGGGTGTGGGCGATGAACGCGGCAACGTCGGAGGCGAGGAAGAACTCGTCCTCGCCGACACCGGCCACCAGCGGCGAGTTGCGGCGCGCGCCGACGACCACGTCCGGCTCGTCGGCGTGCACCGCGACCAGGGTGAAGGCCCCGTCGAGGCGACGGCACACCAGCCGCATCGACTCGGCCAGGTCACCGCAGGAGGAGAACTCCTCCGCCAGCAGGTGGGCCACGACCTCCGTGTCCGTCTCCGAACGAAGAACGTGGCCGCGCTCCTCCAGTTCGGCGCGCAGCGACGCGAAGTTCTCGATGATGCCGTTGTGGACGACCGCGACGCGCCCCGCGTTGTCGAGATGCGGGTGCGCGTTCGCGTCCGTCGGCCCGCCGTGGGTGGCCCAGCGGGTGTGGCCGATGCCGGTGGAGCCGCTCGGCAACGGCCGGTCCACCAGCTCCTTCTCCAGGTTGACGAGCTTGCCCGCCTTCCTGGCCGCGGCGAGACCCCCGTCGGAGAGCACCGCGACACCTGCCGAGTCGTAGCCCCGGTATTCGAGCCTCTTCAGGCCCGCGATCACCACATCAAGCGCCGACTGCCCGCCGACGTATCCCACGATTCCGCACATGGCCGCAGCCTACGACCGAAGGCGGCCGGGGAGCCGGACTCAGCCCAGCTTCGTCGCCTGCGCGTCGATGACGGCCGTCGGCAGCTCCTTGGCGACGCCCGAGAGGCTGAGGGTGGAGAACGAGGCGAGCGTGTTGCCCTTGCGGAAGACGACCAGCTTGGTGGTGAAGGGCTCCCCCTCCAGGTCGCTGGTAACGGTCCAGGCCAGCGCCTCGTCACCGGCGGTCACGGACTCGGGGGCGAGCTTGGAGACCTTGGTGGCGGCGCCGCTCGCGGTGATCGAGAAGCCGGCGCCGCAGGCCGTGCCGGCGTCCTTGAGCGCGGTGAATGCCTTCTGGGCGCCCTCGCCGCCGTAGGAACCGAGCGTCACGGAGGTCACCGGCGCGCCGAGGGCCCCCATGATGTCCTCCGTCGAGGTGGCGGTGCCCTCGCGCGCCTCGATCGTCTTGCGGACGACGGAGGATCCGGGGTCACCGGGCGCCGCGGAGGACATGATCTCGGCGAGGGGCTCGCACGCGGGCTTGTCGGCGCCGACGTCCCCGGCGGTCACGATCTCGACGGGCTTGGGCTTCTGCACCTGGTAGCCCTTGAGGTCCGCCTGCTCGACGACCAGCTTCTCCAGCTCCGCGGCCGACAGCGCCTTGACGTCGGGCGCGGCGGCGGCCGAGGCCGGGGCCGGGTCCTCCCCCTTCGGCTTGCCGTCGCCGTCGCCGCCGCCGCAGGCGGTGAGCAGCAGGGCGAGCGAGGCGGCCGACGCCGCGGCGATGGTCTTCGTGGACATGCGCATGGAACGTGATCCTCTTGTTCTTCGCCGCCCGGCGGCGGCTTCCCCCCGCCCAGGCCCGTGCCCGCGCGGAAACTTCGCGATCACTGTAGACGCCCCCGCGGACACTTTCTTTACCGGCCCTTTACGAAAAGGGCACAATCGCAGGAACCACGAAAACCATCGGATCCGTCGCCGCTCATGCCATTCCGGACGCCGTCGCCCGGTGGTGGGGTCGGCCCCGGACCGCGCGCCACGTGACCGACCCCACCACCCACAGGCGCCCCGCACCCCCGACAATGGCGGTGTGATCACTTCGCCGCCACGAGGTCCGAACGCCAGAGGGAACGGCGGCAACCACCGCCGGGCCGAGGCCACGCCGTACGTCGATCTCACCCGGGACGAGTGGAGCGCCCTACGGGACAAGACCCCGCTGCCGTTGACCGCCGACGAGGTCGAGCGGCTGCGCGGTCTCGGCGACGTCATCGACCTCGACGAGGTCCGGGACGTCTACCTGCCGCTCTCCCGCCTGCTCAACCTGTACGTCCAGGCGACCAGCGGACTGCGCGGCGCCCTGAACACCTTCCTCGGAGAGCGGGGCGAACAGCGCGGCACACCCTTCGTGATAGGCGTCGCCGGCTCCGTCGCCGTCGGCAAGTCGACCGTGGCCCGGCTGCTGCAGGCACTGCTCGCCCGCTGGCCGGAGCACCCGAGGGTGGAGCTCGTCACGACCGACGGCTTCCTCTACCCCATGGAGGAGCTCAAGGCGCGCGGACTCATGTCCCGCAAGGGCTTCCCCGAGTCCTACGACCGGCGGGCGCTGACCCGGTTCGTCGCCGACATCAAGGCGGGGAAGGACGAGGTCAGCGCCCCGGTGTACTCCCACCTCATCTACGACATCGTCCCCGGCGAGCGTCTGGTGGTGCGCCGGCCCGACATCCTGATCGTCGAGGGCCTCAACGTCCTGCAGCCGGCCCTGCCCGGTCAGGACGGCCGGACCCGCGTGGGTCTCGCCGACTACTTCGACTTCTCGGTCTACGTGGACGCGCGGCCCGAGGACATCGAACTCTGGTACCTCAACCGCTTCCGCAGGCTGCGCGAGACCGCCTTCCAGAACCCCTTCTCGTACTTCCAGAAGTACACCCAGGTCTCCGAGGAGGAGGCCCTGGAGTACGCCCGCACGATGTGGCGGACCATCAACAAGGTGAACCTGCTGGAGAACGTGGCGCCGACGCGCGGCCGGGCGACCCTGGTCGTCCGCAAGGGGCCGGACCACAAGGTGCAGCGCCTCTCCCTGCGCAAGCTCTGACGTCCGCACCCCGCACGGCCTCTGACGTCGCGTCACCGAACGGATCACGTAGGGGACCGGACTCCCCCGGCTCACCGGTCCGGCGGGCGGCGCGAGGGGCCGGGCTCCGGTCGGCACGGCAGTAGGGTGCCGCCCATGCTGCATCTGCGGATGATCGTCCCGCCCGGACGGACGGACGCCGTCGTCACCCTGATCGGCGAGACCGTGGGCACCACGCACCTGGTGGTGCTCCCCGGCGCCGCCCTCGACCCGGCCGGGGACCTGGTGACCTGCGACGTGGCGCGGGAGGTCGGGGACGAACTCCTGCACGGGCTGTGCCGGCTCGGCCTCGAGGAGGACGGCTCGATCGCGGTCGAGAACATCGACCTCTCCCTCTCCCGGCGCGCCGACGCGGCGGAACGGGAGGCGCCCGGCGAGGCCGAGGACGCCGTGATCTGGGAGCAGTTGGCAGAGGCGACACAGGAGGAGTCCACCCTCACCATCACCTACACCGCGTTCATGATCTTGGCGACCATGATCGCCGCCTGTGGTGTGGTGCTCGACAACGCGATGCTGATCGTCGGCGCGATGGCCGTCGGCCCGGAGTTCGGACCGCTCACCGGCGTGTGCACGGGCGTGGTGCAGCGTTCCCCCCGGATGGCCGCACGGTCGCTCAGCGCGCTCGTCTTCGGCTTCGCCGTGGCCATCATGGCGACGACCCTGTTCAGCCTGGTGATGAACGAACTCGGCCTGTTCCAGGAGAGCATGCTGAACAGCCCCCGCCCCAACACCAGCTTCGTCTGGCAGCCCGACTCCTTCTCGTTCGTCGTGGCGTTGCTCGCGGGCGTGGCCGGTGTCCTCTCCCTGACCTCCGCCAAGTCCGGGGCGCTGGTGGGCGTGGCGATCTCGGTGACCACGGTCCCGGCCGCCGCCAACGCGGCGGTGGCGCTGAGCTACGGCGACCTGGGCCAGATGTGGGGCTCCACCGAGCAGTTGCTGGTGAACCTGGGGGGCATCATGTTCGCCGGCATCCTCACCCTGATGGGCTGGAAGCTGGTGTGGCACGCCCGGGAGGGGCGGATGACGCGGCGCCCGCAGAGCGCGCCGCGGGACGGCGGCTGAGCCGAGCGGCCGCCGGGTGGCCTTCGGCCGGGGCGACCGGACCGGGGCCGTGCCCGGCCGCTCGGCGAAGGGCCGGTCGGGCACGGCCCCGAGGGGCGTCGGTCAGCCGAGCGCGGACTTCACCGCGTCGGCGAGGCGGCCGGCCACCGCGCAGGCGTGCTCGATGTCGGCGGCCTCGACCATGACCCGGACCAGCGGCTCGGTACCCGAGGGGCGCAGCAGGACCCGTCCGGTGGCGCCCAGTTCGCGCTCCGCCTCCGAGACGGCCGCGGCCAGGTCCGCCGAGCTGGCGACCCGCGACTTGTCCACGTCCGGCACATTGATGAGCACCTGGGGCAGCCGGTCCATCACGGCGGCCAGTTCGGCGAGCGACCGGCCGGTGGCCGCGACCCGGGCGGCCAACATCAGGCCGGTCAGCGTTCCGTCGCCGGTGGTGGCGTGGTCGAGCACGATCACATGGCCGGACTGCTCGCCGCCGAGCGCGTAGCCGTGCTCCTTCATGGCCTCCAGGACGTAGCGGTCGCCGACCGCCGTCTCCACCAGCCGGAGGCCCTCGCGCTCCATCGCCAGTTTGAAGCCGAGGTTGGACATCACGGTGCCGACGACGGCGTCGCCGCGCAGCGTCCCCGCCTCCCGCATGGCGAGCGCGAGCACGGCGAGGATCTGGTCGCCGTCGACCTCCGCGCCGGCCGCGTCGACCGCGAGGCAGCGGTCCGCGTCCCCGTCGTGCGCGATGCCGAGGTCCGCGCCGTGTTCGACGACCGCGGCCTTCAGCAGTGCGAGGTGGGTGGAGCCGCAGCCGTCGTTGATGTTGAGGCCGTCCGGGCTGGCACCGATGGTGACGACCTCGGCACCGGCCCGGGAGAACGCCTCGGGGGACACCCGGGCCGCCGCGCCGTGCGCCTCGTCGAGGACGATCTTCAGCCCGTCGAGCCGGTTCGGCAGGACGGCGATGAGGTGGGCGACGTACTTGTCGAAGCCCTCGTCGTAGTCGCGGACCCGGCCGACGCCCGCGCCGGTGGGCCGCTCCCAGGGAGCACCGGTGCGGTGCTCGTCGTACACGGTCTCGATCCGGTCCTCGAGCTCGTCGGCGAGCTTGTGACCGCCGCGGGCGAAGAACTTCACCCCGTTGTCGGGCATGGCGTTGTGACTCGCGGAGAGCATCACACCGAGGTCGGCGCCGAGCACTCCGGTGAGGTAGGCCACGGCCGGCGTCGGCAGCACGCCGACCCGCAGGACGTCCACTCCCGCGCTCGCGAGGCCGGCCACCACGGCGGCCTCCAGGAACTCTCCCGACGCACGCGGGTCCCGCCCGACCACGGCGGTGGGCCGGTGGCCTTCAAAAGTTCCCGCCTCGGCGAGCACATGCGCCGCGGCGACCGACAGGCCGAGCGCCAGCTCCGCCGTCAGATCCGCGTTGGCAACACCACGCACGCCGTCCGTGCCGAAGAGTCGTCCCACAGCTGTCCTCCGAACTGCTTCGAAATTGCGATCCCCTGAGCGCCTGATGCCCTTTTTTACACGCATGTCGCTCAGAACGTGCCCAAGGTTATGAAAAGACGTACGCCCCGACAGCACAGACAGTGCCGCCGGGGCGTACGTACGAAAGCAGGCCGAGCAGGCGATTTAGCGCTTGCTGTACTGCGGGGCCTTGCGAGCCTTCTTGAGACCGGCCTTCTTGCGCTCGACCGCACGGTCGTCGCGGGAGAGGAAGCCGGCCTTCTTCAGCGCCGGGCGGTTGTTCTCGACATCCGCCTCGTTCAGCGCACGGGCCACACCGAGGCGCAGGGCCCCGGCCTGACCGGAGACTCCGCCACCCGAGATGCGGGCGACGACGTCGTAGCGGTTGTCCAGCTCGAGCACCTTGAAGGGCTCGTTGACTTCCTGCTGGTGCACCTTGTTCGGGAAGTAGTCCTCGAGGGTGCGCCCGTTGATCTTCCACTTGCCGGTGCCCGGAACGATCCGGACGCGGGCGATGGCGTTCTTGCGGCGACCCAGGCCGGCGGCCGGCTGCGGGTCACCGAAGCGGGACGCCAGGGACTCGGTGGTGTACTCGCCCTCGACGGGAACCTCGGACTCGAAGGTGGTGACCTCGGCGTAGGTCTCCTCGCCCTCGATGCCCTCGACGGGGGTCTCAACAGTGGTCTCGGCCACGATTCTCCTCAGATTTCTTTCGTTCTTAGGGGGTGGCCGGAACTACTGCGCGACCTGGGTGATCTCGAACGGGACCGGCTGCTGGGCAGCGTGCGGGTGGTTCTCGCCCGCGTAGACCTTCAGCTTCGAGAGCATCTGACGGCCCAGGGTGTTCTTGGGGATCATGCCCTTGATGGCCTTCTCGACGGCCTTCTCGGGGCTCTTGGCCAGAAGCTCGTCGTAGCGGACGGAGCGCAGACCACCCGGGAAGCCGGAGTGGCGGTAGGCCATCTTCTGGGTCTTCTTGTTGCCGGACAGGTGGACCTTGTCAGCGTTGATGATGATGACAAAGTCGCCCATGTCCATGTGGGGGGCGTAGATCGGCTTGTGCTTGCCCCGGAGGAGGTTCGCTGCCGTAGTCGCCAGACGGCCCAGGACGATGTCCTGCGCGTCGATGATGTGCCACTGGCGCGTGACATCGCCGGGCTTGGGGCTGTACGTACGCACGGTCGTAGCCTTCGCTTCTTCAGTGAGTGGTCCTGACAGGGCCTCCGGGACGATGCACGACAGCCTTGGCGGTACCGCGGGGACGCAACCCGTGTACATGCCGCTGGTCATCGGTCCGGTGGACCGGCGTAAGGGCCCCTCGCGTGAGAACGACCAAGCCAATACGCATAACAAACCTGAAGCCTACCCGGCCCGTCCCGCACGGGTCAAAACGGCCGCGGCCCACCGGACCCACCCGTCCGGAGGACACGAGGCCGGCACCGTGCCCGGCGCCGGGGTCCCGGCCCACGGCTCAGCGCCCGTCGGGTGGTCTTCGACCGACTGGCTCTCAGCGGGACCGCTCCACCCGGCGCTCGTCCCAGACCGGCTCCGTCGTCTCACGGACGACGCCGTCCGCGCCGAAGACCAGGTAGCGGTCGAAGGTCTTCGCGAACCAGCGGTCGTGGGTGACCGCGAGGACGGTGCCCTCGTAGGACTCCAGACCGTCCTGGAGCGCCTCCGCCGACTCCAGGTCCAGGTTGTCGGTCGGCTCGTCGAGGAGCAGCGCCGTCGTGCCGGAGAGCTCCAGGAGAAGGATCTGGAAGCGGGCCTGCTGGCCGCCGGAGAGCCGCTCGAAAGGCTGGTCGCCCTGCCCCTCCAGCTCGTAGCGCCGCAGGACCGACATCGCCCCGCCCCGGTCCTTCGCGTGCTCCGACCACAGGATGTCCACCAGCGAACGGCCGCGGAGTTCGGGGTGCGCGTGGGTCTGGGCGAAATGGCCCGGGACGACCCGCGCGCCGGTCTTCCACAGGCCCGTGTGCGCGACCGTCGGATCGCCCGCGAGGAGCCGGAGGAAATGCGACTTCCCGGAGCCGTTCGACCCGAGCACCGCCACCCGCTCACCGTAGAAGACCTCCAGCGAGAAGGGCTTCATCAGCCCGGTCAGCTCAAGGTTCTCGCAGGTCACGGCACGGACACCGGTACGTCCTCCGCGCAGCCGCATCCGGATGTCCTGCTCGCGCGGCGGCTCCGGTGGCGGTCCCGCCTCCTCGAACTTCCTCAGCCGGGTCTGGGCCGCCGCGTACCGGGACGCCATCTCGTGGCTCACCGCCGCGGCCTGCCGCAGGTTGACCACCAGCCTCTTCAGCTGCGCGTGCTTCTCCTCCCAGCGGCGCTTCAGCTCCTCGAAGCGCGCGAAGCGCTCCCGCCGCGCCGCGTGGAAGGTGCCGAAACCACCGCCGTGGACCCACACGTCCGAACCGGCGGGCCCCGGCTCGACCGCCACGATCTTCTGGGCGGCACGCGCCAGCAGCTCCCGGTCGTGCGAGATGAAGAGCACGGTCTTGCGCGTCTCCCGCAGCCGCTCCTCCAGCCATCGCTTGCCGGGGACGTCCAGATAGTTGTCGGGCTCGTCGAGGAGCAGCACCTCGTCGGTGCCGCGCAGCAGCGACTCCAGGACGAGCCGCTTCTGCTCGCCGCCGCTGAGCGTGCGCACCTCGCGGAACTGCGCCTTCTCGTAGGGGACGCCGAGCGCCGCCATCGTGCACATGTCCCAGACGGTCTCGGCCTCGTAGCCCTGCGCCTCGGCCCAGTCGCTGAGGGCCTGCGCGTACGCCATCTGCGCGGCCTCGTCGTCGACGGTCATGATCCGGTGCTCGGCCTCGTCGACCGCCCGCGCCGCTTGCCGGATGCGGGGCCGGGCCACGGAGACCAGCAGGTCCCGGACCGTACGCTCGTCGTTCCCCCGCGGCGCACCCGGCTCGGACGGCGCCTCCTGCGAGCCGATGAACTGGGGCATCACACCGAGTCCGCCGCCGACGGTGACGGTGCCGCCGTGCGGCTGCAGCTCACCGGAGATCATCCGGAGCAACGTGGTCTTCCCGGCGCCGTTGGCGCCGACCAGGGCGACCACCGCACCCTCGCCGACCCGGAAGGAGGCGTCGGCGAGCAGCACCC encodes:
- the rplM gene encoding 50S ribosomal protein L13, with product MRTYSPKPGDVTRQWHIIDAQDIVLGRLATTAANLLRGKHKPIYAPHMDMGDFVIIINADKVHLSGNKKTQKMAYRHSGFPGGLRSVRYDELLAKSPEKAVEKAIKGMIPKNTLGRQMLSKLKVYAGENHPHAAQQPVPFEITQVAQ
- the glmS gene encoding glutamine--fructose-6-phosphate transaminase (isomerizing), which translates into the protein MCGIVGYVGGQSALDVVIAGLKRLEYRGYDSAGVAVLSDGGLAAARKAGKLVNLEKELVDRPLPSGSTGIGHTRWATHGGPTDANAHPHLDNAGRVAVVHNGIIENFASLRAELEERGHVLRSETDTEVVAHLLAEEFSSCGDLAESMRLVCRRLDGAFTLVAVHADEPDVVVGARRNSPLVAGVGEDEFFLASDVAAFIAHTRSAIELGQDQVVRLSREGVTVTDFDGAPAEVRAYHVDWDASAAEKGGYDYFMLKEIAEQPKAVADTLLGRIDAGGRLRLDELRIPDAVLREADKVVIVACGTAFHAGLIAKYAIEHWTRIPCEVELASEFRYRDPILGARTLVVAISQSGETMDTLMALRHAREQGAMVLAICNTNGSTIPRESDAVLYTHAGPEVAVASTKAFLTQLVACYLVALYLGQVRGTKWGDEIRAVIQELSHSAEGVERVLETMEPVRALARSLAHKDTVLFLGRHVGYPVALEGALKLKELAYMHAEGFAAGELKHGPIALIEEDLPVVVVVPSPKGRSVLHDKMVSNIQEIRARGARTIVIAEEGDEAVVPYADHLIRVPATPTLLQPLVSTVPLQVFACELATARGNEVDQPRNLAKSVTVE
- a CDS encoding ATP-binding cassette domain-containing protein, which encodes MGHVEVAHLEYYLPDGRVLLADASFRVGEGAVVALVGANGAGKTTLLRMISGELQPHGGTVTVGGGLGVMPQFIGSQEAPSEPGAPRGNDERTVRDLLVSVARPRIRQAARAVDEAEHRIMTVDDEAAQMAYAQALSDWAEAQGYEAETVWDMCTMAALGVPYEKAQFREVRTLSGGEQKRLVLESLLRGTDEVLLLDEPDNYLDVPGKRWLEERLRETRKTVLFISHDRELLARAAQKIVAVEPGPAGSDVWVHGGGFGTFHAARRERFARFEELKRRWEEKHAQLKRLVVNLRQAAAVSHEMASRYAAAQTRLRKFEEAGPPPEPPREQDIRMRLRGGRTGVRAVTCENLELTGLMKPFSLEVFYGERVAVLGSNGSGKSHFLRLLAGDPTVAHTGLWKTGARVVPGHFAQTHAHPELRGRSLVDILWSEHAKDRGGAMSVLRRYELEGQGDQPFERLSGGQQARFQILLLELSGTTALLLDEPTDNLDLESAEALQDGLESYEGTVLAVTHDRWFAKTFDRYLVFGADGVVRETTEPVWDERRVERSR
- the glmM gene encoding phosphoglucosamine mutase, with the translated sequence MGRLFGTDGVRGVANADLTAELALGLSVAAAHVLAEAGTFEGHRPTAVVGRDPRASGEFLEAAVVAGLASAGVDVLRVGVLPTPAVAYLTGVLGADLGVMLSASHNAMPDNGVKFFARGGHKLADELEDRIETVYDEHRTGAPWERPTGAGVGRVRDYDEGFDKYVAHLIAVLPNRLDGLKIVLDEAHGAAARVSPEAFSRAGAEVVTIGASPDGLNINDGCGSTHLALLKAAVVEHGADLGIAHDGDADRCLAVDAAGAEVDGDQILAVLALAMREAGTLRGDAVVGTVMSNLGFKLAMEREGLRLVETAVGDRYVLEAMKEHGYALGGEQSGHVIVLDHATTGDGTLTGLMLAARVAATGRSLAELAAVMDRLPQVLINVPDVDKSRVASSADLAAAVSEAERELGATGRVLLRPSGTEPLVRVMVEAADIEHACAVAGRLADAVKSALG
- a CDS encoding DUF389 domain-containing protein, which translates into the protein MLHLRMIVPPGRTDAVVTLIGETVGTTHLVVLPGAALDPAGDLVTCDVAREVGDELLHGLCRLGLEEDGSIAVENIDLSLSRRADAAEREAPGEAEDAVIWEQLAEATQEESTLTITYTAFMILATMIAACGVVLDNAMLIVGAMAVGPEFGPLTGVCTGVVQRSPRMAARSLSALVFGFAVAIMATTLFSLVMNELGLFQESMLNSPRPNTSFVWQPDSFSFVVALLAGVAGVLSLTSAKSGALVGVAISVTTVPAAANAAVALSYGDLGQMWGSTEQLLVNLGGIMFAGILTLMGWKLVWHAREGRMTRRPQSAPRDGG
- the rpsI gene encoding 30S ribosomal protein S9, yielding MAETTVETPVEGIEGEETYAEVTTFESEVPVEGEYTTESLASRFGDPQPAAGLGRRKNAIARVRIVPGTGKWKINGRTLEDYFPNKVHQQEVNEPFKVLELDNRYDVVARISGGGVSGQAGALRLGVARALNEADVENNRPALKKAGFLSRDDRAVERKKAGLKKARKAPQYSKR
- the coaA gene encoding type I pantothenate kinase gives rise to the protein MITSPPRGPNARGNGGNHRRAEATPYVDLTRDEWSALRDKTPLPLTADEVERLRGLGDVIDLDEVRDVYLPLSRLLNLYVQATSGLRGALNTFLGERGEQRGTPFVIGVAGSVAVGKSTVARLLQALLARWPEHPRVELVTTDGFLYPMEELKARGLMSRKGFPESYDRRALTRFVADIKAGKDEVSAPVYSHLIYDIVPGERLVVRRPDILIVEGLNVLQPALPGQDGRTRVGLADYFDFSVYVDARPEDIELWYLNRFRRLRETAFQNPFSYFQKYTQVSEEEALEYARTMWRTINKVNLLENVAPTRGRATLVVRKGPDHKVQRLSLRKL
- a CDS encoding holo-ACP synthase, producing MIIGVGIDVAEIDRFAASLERTPGLLRRLFVEREMLLPGGERRGPASLAVRFAAKEALAKALGAPAGLHWTDAEVYVEDSGQPRLRVRGTVAARAAELGVKHWHVSLSHDAGVASAVVIAEG